The Neodiprion lecontei isolate iyNeoLeco1 chromosome 2, iyNeoLeco1.1, whole genome shotgun sequence genome segment CTTAACTTTACTAATATAACTGGAATTTATCTAACGATTCCGATGCAAGACTATGAACTGCGTTGACGTAACACAGGGTTACAAATGTCACAGAATATCCAACAGTAAAAAAAGGGCAATGACTGAAAAAAGAGATAAATGTACAAATTGAACATTGAATTACCCTTTCGCCCAGACTTCGCATTTCAGACTGTGTCTTTTGAAAACTCGCTGGCATTGTCTTGCCGTACGATCGAGAGCCCCGCTCAATGGAAACACTGCTTCATATTCCGGGTTGTTGCTATCCCTGACAGTCGATGTTCTATCTGATGGGGGATTTTCTGAGGGATACGGGAACTTAAACATGACATAGGTATCCGCTTCACGTGGATAATTGACCCCCCTCGCTATAGTAATCTCTATGTCGTTGTCACCGAGGTCTGTACAGCACCTACGTCACAATGAGTGCCATTTAGAAAAATAAGTATGAATTATCGTGATCCACAAATCTGTATACTAGTATTCCAGGATACGTAATTGTGAACGAGATAAGTGACTATGACTTACTGCACAATGGCAAACGACTTGGTCTCGTAATGATGCACCGGAGGTGGAAGACCGTCACGACGTTTCACCCTTAGCATGTCGAGATCACGGGTATAGCCAAGAGCCATACGTTCCCACCTATTGTAACCGGCAACATCACCAATAGCTTTGGAATGATCTCGCGATGCTAGACAAGTCTGTAAATAGTTGCGAATAATCGTTCCATAAATTAGCAGGTACAATTATCTAGTTTCGTTGTCAAAGGTTATTCAACATATCTGAACTTGTATCTTTGTCACTGTACCTTTATATGTTTCACCAGCTGCTTTTCCATGTTTTCGTATATCTGCTGGTCGTCACCATCTCCCTCAATGGCTACGGAATCTTCGCTTGCGACAACGACAAAGCTGTCTGGATCATTAAGCTCATTCAAGCGCAGCTTTGCAAGTGGTGATAATGGTACAGAATTCATGTCGACTGGGAGACCGCCTATACTGGCCTGTATTAAGGGCTCCATCCCTTTCGCCTGCCTTAAATATGTTCTTGCCAATTCTAAATCTCCATCCTTTTTCGCAGTTAGTGCAGCTTGTTTAAGTTCGTGCTGACGCATTTGAAGTTCTGATAACTGCTTATCAGCTCGCGTACGACCCTGCCTTTGCGGCATCGCTGTCGATAGTTTATTCGTATTACAACAAGAATAGAGAAACTAATAAAGTTTATGAAGACTGTAGAAGTAAATGAACTGTTTTATCTTTAAACTTGGtgctttaaaaattttacctggCTTTGTTCGTGGGGGTGGAGCTGGGGCTTTCCTCTGTGGTGTAGATGTGGGATCCGCCTCCTCAGAGGGCTCAGGCTCAGGAATCGGTTCTGATCCTGGTCCTggttcagcagctgctttggGTGGAGATGTGTTTCCTACTAAAGTACCTAGTGGGGGAAAACCAGGAGGTGTGGGCAAGTCTTCCAAATCGATTGGCTTTCCACGCTCATGTATCTTAATAGCTTCTTCAAATTGCTTGCACAGACGTCCATACATTCGTACTTTTGCACCCTTTCCATCTGTTTCAGCTGTAACTTTCATGCGCCTGTAGACCTCCAAGCGTTCTTTCAGAGCCGAGCCAAGGACATCACCACCACTTGAGACACTTACtgtttcggaaattttttcagttaatAAATAAACCCTGATTCTGGCAGAACAGCAgtaaagctgttttttctcatGCAGCAAACAGCTggatgcagcagcagcaaaaaTGCTCTGATCGGTCATTAATTCTGGTGTTTTCTTTAGCATTTTGTGTacatgaaaattgatattcataGTAGTAATAACCTGACAGTCTACAGCACTTGGTTTTGCTGCATACAGCCGAAGCCCCCTCCCACGTACATACGTAGCAAGCAGCCAATGAGAGCATTTTGCTGTTACTGTATCTAACTGTTTACTGTACGTGGAAAAGCAGCTTCAGATCTTTTATAGGAAACACAGTCATCTATATAAATACCAGGAGAGGACGCCTTTGGTGGAGGATCATTTTGGGCCTCGCTGTCTTCCTTTCCAGCAGTGGCAGGAGGTGCACTATCTGGAGCAGTCTTTGTAGGAAGTGTTGGGGTAGGTGGCATGTCTGACAAATCAATTGGATCCCCCGCGCCAAGAGCCTCGACAACAATATCAAATTGTTTAGAGATACGAACTAGCTTGATAGCCTCATCAGTGTTGCCTGCTTTCTTCCAGGCAACTGCAGCGAGCTGATACTCGCGCTGGCGCTCTTTCAGTAATCGCAAAGTTTCCTCAGCTTTTTCAGCAGGTGGTGCGGGCACAGCAGCAGGTGCAGCATCAGGTGCAACAGGAGTTGCTTCTGGAATAGGCGTGGAATCAGCTGGCAATTCTTCTACAATATAAAGAGAAATAAAGTTTAAGCTCTGTAAAAATGGGAACGGATAAAAAGtatatctaaaaaaaattcaggttgACAAAATTACCTTTAGTAATAGGGCCAGTGGCGGAAGGAGGAAGTAGCGGTGGTACATCTGCAGTGTTAATTGGGTGTCCATGTTTGGCACCCACGAGCATTTCCTCTAAGGTTTTTAACCCTCTACTAAATCTTCGAACACGACCAGGCTCATTTTCAGCTTTAGCCTTTATTACAGCTAGTTTGTAACTCGCTAAGCGCTCTTCTAGGAGTTTCACTGTTGCTTCAGTCTCTGTCTCGTTAGCCTCAGCAACAGGGCGCTCCTGCTCATGCTCAGGGGTTGATAGTGCTGTAGGGTCTTCGCCTGTCAGCTCGTGCAACTCGTTCTGTAccaaaatgatttaaaaaaaaattgatgatggCTGAACACTGCCAGGCCCAATtacagttaaaaaaaagtttatacataatttaagAAGTATAAGAAAATTTACCAGAAGATCAGGGTCATCATCATCTCCTGATAGCTCCTCATCATCACCAATATCCTTCATACTTTCTGCAACCATGACATCCAGCCGTGCACTTGGTAGCACTTTTGGCGCATCTGAGGAAATGAATGACATGTTGACAAACAAATGCAAatatcatttaaaaatttagtgctgagaaataaaagaacaaTAGAGCACGATTcgtggtagaaaaaaaaaaaaacaacagaatTTAAAGCGAATCAGAGGCGTGGCGCTAATAGATTAACTTGTTGACAAATAGCAATTAAACGTGTTGATTTAGCAATACACGTACACATGTGAAAGTGATTTTTGCAGGCATTAatgaaatcaatgaaaaaattactccaCACGAAATGGAGTTACTGGACAAATAAATACATGCCTTTGCGACGTTTTGGTGTTTTGTCATTGCCTGAAGTCAAAGCGGCCAACTCTGCTTCAAAAtcctcgtcatcgtcgtcgccTAAGTCATTCATACCGTCGAAGCTGTCGATTTGACCGGGCACGTCAAAAAGTCCATACTATGCGCAAAACATGACTTATTAGTCATAAAATACTCCAACAATCGTCGTTACTAAACAACGGCCAGAGTTTCAGGCGGTTTAATTCGGAATACTTAATTACCTGAGCTAGGCCTCCGTCACGACCGGCAGGTCTCGTTCTCCGTTTAGTTTCCTTCTTAGCACCAAACATTTTACAAGCTTGTTACGAATCTTTACACGGTAGAAAATCCGACAAAAACTCGTTCACAACAGCGCAGCTATGCGTATCAACACCATTACTAATAACTTGTCAACTCGATTCGAGGTATCGCCGCTAGAGGCAGTGACTGACGGTGGCCAGAGCACAGACTTGAATAGACTaggctggattttcaaggGCGTCAGTCAAAACTGCGTGTGGTTGAATCAGTGGTTCTGAGTTGCGTTTTCATCctaagaattaaaaaacctAGGATTGTTAATTGAAAGTaacgaaataaattacaaatatgTTAACATATGATGTTATTGCAGCAAGAATGatggaaaacaaatttaactgcaaaattttcattggttATCAGTGTGCACACATTCATACAAACGCTTTTTCACATGCGACGAATAAAACAATCGCATTATTCTTATACAATAATACTCAAAACACTTAAACTAATGTTGGCAACAGAAGTTACGTCGGAAATACTTGGCAAGTATCGGAAATACTTGGCAAGTATCGGAAATACGAACTGAAGtaattccgacgtaaattttgTTACCAACATCGAAATCAATTTCTGGTACAATCCTCATAATTGTCAACAGACCCTTGATAAGTTCTGTAAATTACTGATCGGAGAAATGTCTTGCCTCAAAAAAGATACTCTGCCAAGCTGCCTCAGATAAAATACTTCTCTGATCAGAAATTTGACACATTTTAATTCGATTTTAGCACAATTTATCAGCGCTTCATTGAAGATTTCGGAAATCATAGCAGAAATCGCTTCAGATgttggtgaaaaaagtttcatcgaAAATACGATAGATTTGATTAGCTGGAATAGACAAAAGTTTtggttagctgaaacagacaaaagctTTGATTTGCTGAAACATTAAAAGGTGTGATTaactgaaacagacaaaaggcaTGATTAACTGAAACATTTTAAAAGTTtggttagctgaaacagacaaaacatgtgactagctaaaacagacGAAGTTCGATCAGTACAATGACAAAAGTGCGTGCACCGACAAAAACGATGTCGTGCTCAAAGTCAACATTCGCGAAAACAGTTTTCTACTCTATCATTTCTATGATTGATCAAAAATTATGAagttttcgaatgaaaattaacttTTTACCTGGAATTcctaaaataaatattttgttcaaGTTAAGATTCAATATTTCTGGGTATGCTTGTAAAAACAATTAGTTTGTCGTCATGAAACAAAAGACAATACAATCActaaaaaatacttttgtacACTTCAGATATGTTTTATAAATACTTATGAAAAGATTCTTCACTATCACTGTACACTTCGCGATTTTTATCCCCATGAATTGACCGCCAGCTTGCGAATACCGCGCTTTCTCTTAGAACTATACAGTAGCAAGTCAACGCGCAAAAGGCGCgttcaatttatatttgaaaatattgttgttgagaaaattgattgaaaagcTGGAGGCTTAACACATCGAGAGTGCTTTACtttttcatatattattaACAAAAGTGCTAAGCAAAAGGCATGAGCGATCGATTCGCGTCATCAGGGTGCAACAATTTTGCTCACATATAATTGCTTGacttttttgtgaattttccagttaaaaaattcagaattacCTGACATTTGCGcggttttcccggttttcGCGGTCTGTCGCGACCCTGATTATCAATCATCGCCCAAAAGGCGTATCTGATTCCCGTGATTAATCTACGCGTAAATTGGCGCGACCGATTAACCTGTCAAAAAACCTTAAGTATCTAAGACTTGTCACAAAATTCTGGAGAAATCCAATCCGCATCTGCGTCTTTTTGAATGCGACACGTTGCGATGCGAATTGTTGTTCTTAGATGCGAGTCAAGTCTGGGAGGGGGGTTGGAGGAcatgcattattgtgtggcgtgacAGTCGGtggtcctcttcgacgcgacgTCTTCAAGCTCAGCATCTCTCCCCATCCGgcgtaccacggaacgcgatagatAGTCGAGAGATGCGTTTTGCCCATtcagacgatcacagagatGAATTGAATGACATAATTGTCGATAATGACTAAATAATTAAACTGAATGACGGCTAGAAAATGATTGCAGAGCGACCAGAAATGAGGAATTGAACctcgttaaaatttgaaagctcACTAATACTTCGAAGACTCTTATATTCAAGTCTTTTACGTGTTTCTGGAGGAAAATCACTGTGATCATTTGACGCTGTGGATTGcaaaagttagtaacatcGCGACCTTCTTAACCTCGCCTTATTCCCAACGGAACCACCCAATGGAAATGTTAAAAAGAGATTCACACGTACAATCTGCATTAAACGCCGCGACGGATCCCAAAACGACCACCTACCTACCCGATTACCTATATTCGCTCTAAACGATTCTCCATTCTTTCCAACACACATCATTCTTCTTCATTTGCGCCGTGGTCACTGTGACTTACTTTTTCATTGGTTATCTGTGGGGACCAAAA includes the following:
- the LOC107222240 gene encoding coiled-coil and C2 domain-containing protein 1-like isoform X2, which produces MFGAKKETKRRTRPAGRDGGLAQYGLFDVPGQIDSFDGMNDLGDDDDEDFEAELAALTSGNDKTPKRRKDAPKVLPSARLDVMVAESMKDIGDDEELSGDDDDPDLLNELHELTGEDPTALSTPEHEQERPVAEANETETEATVKLLEERLASYKLAVIKAKAENEPGRVRRFSRGLKTLEEMLVGAKHGHPINTADVPPLLPPSATGPITKEELPADSTPIPEATPVAPDAAPAAVPAPPAEKAEETLRLLKERQREYQLAAVAWKKAGNTDEAIKLVRISKQFDIVVEALGAGDPIDLSDMPPTPTLPTKTAPDSAPPATAGKEDSEAQNDPPPKASSPVSVSSGGDVLGSALKERLEVYRRMKVTAETDGKGAKVRMYGRLCKQFEEAIKIHERGKPIDLEDLPTPPGFPPLGTLVGNTSPPKAAAEPGPGSEPIPEPEPSEEADPTSTPQRKAPAPPPRTKPAMPQRQGRTRADKQLSELQMRQHELKQAALTAKKDGDLELARTYLRQAKGMEPLIQASIGGLPVDMNSVPLSPLAKLRLNELNDPDSFVVVASEDSVAIEGDGDDQQIYENMEKQLVKHIKTCLASRDHSKAIGDVAGYNRWERMALGYTRDLDMLRVKRRDGLPPPVHHYETKSFAIVQCCTDLGDNDIEITIARGVNYPREADTYVMFKFPYPSENPPSDRTSTVRDSNNPEYEAVFPLSGALDRTARQCQRVFKRHSLKCEVWAKGGFFRSDSLLGTVTVKLHPLETKCILHDTFPLMDGRKPAGGKLEVKIRVRNPILTKQVEQVTDKWLVIDH
- the LOC107222240 gene encoding coiled-coil and C2 domain-containing protein 1-like isoform X1: MFGAKKETKRRTRPAGRDGGLAQYGLFDVPGQIDSFDGMNDLGDDDDEDFEAELAALTSGNDKTPKRRKDAPKVLPSARLDVMVAESMKDIGDDEELSGDDDDPDLLNELHELTGEDPTALSTPEHEQERPVAEANETETEATVKLLEERLASYKLAVIKAKAENEPGRVRRFSRGLKTLEEMLVGAKHGHPINTADVPPLLPPSATGPITKEELPADSTPIPEATPVAPDAAPAAVPAPPAEKAEETLRLLKERQREYQLAAVAWKKAGNTDEAIKLVRISKQFDIVVEALGAGDPIDLSDMPPTPTLPTKTAPDSAPPATAGKEDSEAQNDPPPKASSPVSVSSGGDVLGSALKERLEVYRRMKVTAETDGKGAKVRMYGRLCKQFEEAIKIHERGKPIDLEDLPTPPGFPPLGTLVGNTSPPKAAAEPGPGSEPIPEPEPSEEADPTSTPQRKAPAPPPRTKPAMPQRQGRTRADKQLSELQMRQHELKQAALTAKKDGDLELARTYLRQAKGMEPLIQASIGGLPVDMNSVPLSPLAKLRLNELNDPDSFVVVASEDSVAIEGDGDDQQIYENMEKQLVKHIKTCLASRDHSKAIGDVAGYNRWERMALGYTRDLDMLRVKRRDGLPPPVHHYETKSFAIVQCCTDLGDNDIEITIARGVNYPREADTYVMFKFPYPSENPPSDRTSTVRDSNNPEYEAVFPLSGALDRTARQCQRVFKRHSLKCEVWAKGCSLNPVLCCTHPRGFFRSDSLLGTVTVKLHPLETKCILHDTFPLMDGRKPAGGKLEVKIRVRNPILTKQVEQVTDKWLVIDH
- the LOC107222240 gene encoding coiled-coil and C2 domain-containing protein 1-like isoform X3; translated protein: MFGAKKETKRRTRPAGRDGGLAQYGLFDVPGQIDSFDGMNDLGDDDDEDFEAELAALTSGNDKTPKRRKDAPKVLPSARLDVMVAESMKDIGDDEELSGDDDDPDLLNELHELTGEDPTALSTPEHEQERPVAEANETETEATVKLLEERLASYKLAVIKAKAENEPGRVRRFSRGLKTLEEMLVGAKHGHPINTADVPPLLPPSATGPITKEELPADSTPIPEATPVAPDAAPAAVPAPPAEKAEETLRLLKERQREYQLAAVAWKKAGNTDEAIKLVRISKQFDIVVEALGAGDPIDLSDMPPTPTLPTKTAPDSAPPATAGKEDSEAQNDPPPKASSPVSVSSGGDVLGSALKERLEVYRRMKVTAETDGKGAKVRMYGRLCKQFEEAIKIHERGKPIDLEDLPTPPGFPPLGTLVGNTSPPKAAAEPGPGSEPIPEPEPSEEADPTSTPQRKAPAPPPRTKPAMPQRQGRTRADKQLSELQMRQHELKQAALTAKKDGDLELARTYLRQAKGMEPLIQASIGGLPVDMNSVPLSPLAKLRLNELNDPDSFVVVASEDSVAIEGDGDDQQIYENMEKQLVKHIKTCLASRDHSKAIGDVAGYNRWERMALGYTRDLDMLRVKRRDGLPPPVHHYETKSFAIVQCCTDLGDNDIEITIARGVNYPREADTYVMFKFPYPSENPPSDRTSTVRDSNNPEYEAVFPLSGALDRTARQCQRVFKRHSLKCEVWAKGMLLADAR